In the Populus trichocarpa isolate Nisqually-1 chromosome 1, P.trichocarpa_v4.1, whole genome shotgun sequence genome, GATGTGTTGGAAAAGGAATTCCACACCTAAACCTAGTCCCATTCCAAGACTACACTTTCTTTTCCTGGTCTGGATCAATCACTTTTGTTTTGAATCCCCTGCCTACTAGGATACCTGGCTTGCCCCCAGTTGCTATGTTTCTCCAAGGTTTAATCTCAACTTTTCTGGCCTTTTCAATTAGAActtgtgaagaaaaaagaagaagctattTTAATTCCTTGACCTTTGCGaatagaacaaggaatagttgaAACggtgaaaattgattttggatATACTATTATGAATCCTTTGGTTCTTTTTTTCCTGAAACTGTAGAAAAAAAGAACACCAATGATGCCCCTAATTGTTCGATGAAATGTCTAAAAGGAATTTGTGTTGATGAAATCATAGAtgatattattgtaattataaattatagatggcaattttattattttgataaatataatgataagtttataaataattagatttttttgctGATTATTTTAGGATATCAAGTGTTAACGTTTATATAAATTTCAGAAAGATAATCGTTATTTCTCAGGCCTTAGATGGATATTAGTCACTCTTTCGTTGTTGTATTTTCATTCACTTATGACGCTCATACCCTGTTTGTCAAAATGCCTCAACCAATTGGACTTTTATAACTATTaagaaaccaaaactaaaacgTTTACGACTTATTTGAAGGTcaagtttattttcatcattctgattttgattttgttgctgTCTACTTAAAATGCAGCTTGAAGGAAAGGGCTTCTCTCTCTTCGAAGGCTCTGACAGTATTTGCTTAAGATGTCACCTGTGTGTGACGTTATCGATTGTTCAAATATTAATCCCTGCTTGGTTCAACTCTAGCAAAGACGCCATCATCAGTATCACCGCGGTTGCTCTTTCTTGTTGGGGAGTCATTACCCTTTAAGAAGTTATCGGTTGGTTCTATCTCGGCTTTTTGTCAACGTAGTGTGTCGTATTGACAGGGACAAACATGCACCTCTCACACTTGCAAATCTTGGATTTAATACCAAGTTTGGAACAActaccaaaaataaaagaaataaacctGAGAATCTGAAAGTGAATTATCCGAATGAAGCACCGAAAAGTAGAACGAAGGCGGTTGGAAGCAACAAAACTAGAGTCGGGACTCGGCTCCATTTGCTGCAAAGTCATTTTCTGAGCTTGGCCTTCCTTCGCCGTTGATAGATAGGTTAGAGATAGGACGATTTAATGTTCCAACTAATGTTCAATCTGCAGCAATCCCGACTATTCTCATGAACCATGATGTTGTCATACATTCATATACTGGGTTAGGGAAGACACATGCATATGTACTTCCTATACTGTCTGAAGTTGGACCTCTGAAGAATAAATCTTCAAGTGGCGATAAAGAAAGTCGGAAAAATACAGACATAGAAGCAGTGATTGTGGCGGCGTCTAGAGAGCTAGGTATGCAAATAGTGAGAGGGGTTTAGAAGCTGTTAGGACCTGATAACATGAGAGTGGTTCAGCAACTTGTACTGGTCAAGACAGAAAGAagctttaaagaaaaacaagccATTGATTGTTGTGGGTACACCTGGCAGGATTGCAGAGATTAGTGCAGCTGGTAAACTTCATACCCGTGGTTGTCGTTTTTTGGTCTTAGATGAAATTGATGAGCTTCTTTCATTTAACTTCCTGGAACTGTTAATCTGTCAAGGCCTATTTCTAATTCAAGCTCAGACTCAAATCTCCAGCCTTGGCCAACGGTACAGAGCCTTCCTCCAGCATCCAAACGCTATTATTACACCGCAAGGTTGGTACTCTGAGAAGATGTGTTCATGCACTGGATGCGCAGTATGTGATAGCCTTCATGAACCATACAAGGCAGCTAAAAGATGTTGTCTTCAAACTAGAGGCTCGTGGGATGAATGCTGCAGAGCTCCATGGAGATCTTGGCAAGCTTGGTAGGTCGacaattttaaagaaatttaaaggtGGCCAGGAGAGAGTTCTCATAACGAATGAACTTGCAGCAAGGGGTCCGGATGTTCCAGAGTGTGATcttgttgtcaatcttgacctGCCTACGGACTCAATTCATTATGCACATCAAGCTGGCAGGACTGGCCGGCTTGGTAGGAAGGGCACTGTGGTGACAATTTGCGAGGAGCCAGGAATGTTTGTTGTGAAGAAACTGCAGAAGCAGCTGGAGTCTATATTCCTGCATGCGAGTTTACAAAGGGCAAGCTTGTTGTCACTGAAGAAGGGAAGAAACATGCGGAGGCCTTGAGGTGATGGACAGATTATTATATCTTTTGGTTTTGCTTATTTCCATCAAGATAACGGGTATGTTTTATGGCATAGTCAATCCCTGCTGTTTTCTTAAGCAGCTTTTTGCAGCTAGATTATGTTGAATTTGAAGTTTATTATGAGATATTCAGTTTTTAGAGCTTGAAGTAATAATAACCACTTATAAAGCCTATGATTATGACCTTCATGTAAAATAGCTAAAAATCAACTCATTTATCAATCCAGTAGCAACAACCTACACAACCTAGCACCCAATCATGTTTAACCTGGAAAACAAGAGGAAGGAAAATGATTGTATTTCATATGATTGAAGAAGCAGCAGAGCATGATTTTACACCGGGCATGCCCATAAAGgggattccttttcttttacatgCTAAATCGGAGATGATTTGTTGTGGTTCAGAAAGAAAGCTAGGATTTTAAGCAGGAACGAGATGCGTCACCAGATGATTCTCTTGCATAGCCTGTAGCCTGATAACAGAGTGCATATCACAATGACAAGGAAAGTCACAAACGACACGACTGTGGAAATGATGACCGCCTTCAAGATCGATGCAGTTTTATCAATCTGTTGGATGGCCAGTATTGCTACCGAACTAGAAGAGATCAGAAGATAGCCTGCCACCTTTAAATGCTTACAAAAAGATTAGTCATCGAGGAACTGTATTTTCGTGATAGAGACTAAAGGCCAAAAACATTGAGAGAGGAATTAGAAGGATTGTTTTAAGCTTCTATGAAACTGCACTTACTTGATCAAGAATGAAGCTCATGTAGTCCGAGAACATGTCTGAGATGAGGATGCCTCTTTGTGCAATGTCACAAATACCTTTGAAGAGTTGGAAAGCAGAATAAACGAACACCAAAACAGATGCAATGAAGCAGTACCTACACAAGGAAGTAGAGTGATcagattattatttgttgacACATAATTCgtgatatgaaaataaaataccataggAATGAGAAAGCCTTTCACATCGAAGTCATGGATTTATTTCTTGCTTTTGATTTGTAGgttgctgaattttttttctttttagagctCCTCATTAGTGAAAATATGGAAACTAAAATTTCAGAACTTTTGGTATAGGGCTACACTTACAGCAATTCTGAGTAGTCAGCGAAGCTAGAAGGACGTGGGCTATCCTTCTTGGATGATGAAGCAGCCAGGGAAAGTGCAGAGACGAAGGAGAACACAAGTGCCAAGAATCGAAGGATGAGATTGGAAAGGTAAATGGGAGGTCTAGTGCTCAATCGTGCAGGGGCATCTGAGAAAGAGAATGGTGAAGGTGTTGGGAATGGTTGTTGCGATTGAGAATTGGCTGATACAGGCGACACACCAGCCATGGGTCTGCAAGCAACAACAAACATCTCTCCTTCCtgcttcatttttttagtttgctgTCCAAGTCCAACTGCTCCTTCCTTTAAAGAAATGGTTCCTCAAACTGCTTCcagtggtttttttaatttcttttaggaGGGGGTGGGGGAAGGCTTTAAAATCAACTTTGTTTTTGAGCTTGGTTTTTACAACACTCTGCATCTTCTGTgtgtttttgttatattatcCATGGAGTTTCCAGGAAGGATTAGGTATTGATGGAAAAGTTAAAAACGGACTTTAGAGTtgaccattaaaaataaaaaataaaagagctaGCAATGTACTGCAGCCTGTGGAATAAAATACAGTGGAtttgtataatgtttttttttgggttttttttc is a window encoding:
- the LOC7472762 gene encoding CASP-like protein 4A4, with protein sequence MKQEGEMFVVACRPMAGVSPVSANSQSQQPFPTPSPFSFSDAPARLSTRPPIYLSNLILRFLALVFSFVSALSLAASSSKKDSPRPSSFADYSELLYCFIASVLVFVYSAFQLFKGICDIAQRGILISDMFSDYMSFILDQVAGYLLISSSSVAILAIQQIDKTASILKAVIISTVVSFVTFLVIVICTLLSGYRLCKRIIW